The following proteins are encoded in a genomic region of Hippocampus zosterae strain Florida chromosome 2, ASM2543408v3, whole genome shotgun sequence:
- the apex2 gene encoding DNA-(apurinic or apyrimidinic site) lyase 2, giving the protein MKIVTWNINGIRSFRCGIKKTLDELDADIICVQETKVTRDLLDERIAIVDGYNSYFSFSRGRSGYSGVATYCKDIATPIAAEEGLTGLLTNNAGAIGCYGNQSEFTDDELQLLDNEGRAIVTQHRVQCSDKIQTITVINVYCPRADPEKPERRQFKLQFYKLLQTRAEAMLKNGSSVILLGDVNTSHRPIDHCDPNEIDDFEDNPGRKWLNVFLRDDKPSASADFSHSGKFVDTFRYFHPTRTGAFTCWSTLTGARRTNYGTRIDYIFADYQLAKEQFVAADIMPEVEGSDHCPVWGALRCILLPNSKPPPLATCYLPEFAGKQQKLSHFLVKVDQKSCQTESKEALPASQEEAERRENINVTGTKRIMRTESVKQMSKKAKTATTSSKPQGNILAFFKPKNEKALGSSQNSLKASPTRDELTPDVVSQLHSATQDKTTKGEHLSTHACNPRSDKGASFGFWKSVLHGPPPTPACKVHSEPCVLRTVKKQGPNMGRQFFVCARPQGHAANPEARCNFFAWVERGK; this is encoded by the exons ATGAAGATAGTCACCTGGAATATAAATGGTATACGGTCGTTCAGATGTGGGATAAAAAAGACGCTTGACGAGCTGGACGCGGATATCATATGCGTGCAGGAGACCAAAGTGACAA GAGACCTGCTCGATGAGAGAATTGCCATCGTTGATGGTTATAACTCCTATTTCAGCTTCAGTCGAGGACGCAGTGGCTACTCAG GTGTCGCCACTTATTGTAAGGACATTGCCACACCTATAGCTGCTGAGGAAGGTCTCACCGGTCTGTTGACCAATAACGCGGGGGCTATTGGTTGTTATGGTAACCAGTCCGAGTTTACAGACGATGAGCTGCAGCTTTTGGACAACGAAGGTCGAGCTATCGTCACGCAACACAGAGTACA GTGTTCGGACAAAATCCAAACTATTACTGTGATAAATGTTTACTGTCCGCGAGCTGACCCGGAAAAGCCAGAAAGAAGACAGTTCAAACTGCAGTTCTACAAGTTGCTTCAGACTCGAGCTGAGGCTATGTTGAAGAACGGGAG CTCTGTAATCCTTTTAGGGGATGTAAATACCTCTCATCGACCAATAGACCACTGCGACCCGAATGAAATT GATGACTTTGAGGACAACCCTGGCAGGAAATGGCTGAACGTCTTTTTAAGGGATGACAAACCGTCAGCGTCAGCAGATTTCTCTCACAGTGGCAAGTTTGTTGACACATTTCGCTATTTCCACCCCACTCGGACTGGCGCCTTCACGTGCTGGTCCACTCTGACGGGGGCTCGCCGTACCAACTATGGCACGCGCATCGACTACATCTTCGCTGACTATCAGCTTGCAAAGGAGCAGTTTGTGGCGGCCGACATCATGCCGGAGGTGGAGGGCTCGGATCACTGTCCCGTGTGGGGGGCTCTGCGGTGCATTCTGCTGCCCAACTCCAAGCCGCCCCCTCTTGCTACCTGCTACCTGCCTGAGTTTGCCGGCAAGCAGCAGAAACTCTCACACTTTCTCGTCAAAGTGGACCAGAAGTCATGTCAAACTGAATCGAAAGAGGCACTGCCTGCATCTCAGGAAGAAGCTGAAAGGAGGGAGAATATAAATGTCACGGGCACAAAGAGAATCATGAGGACAGAATCTGTTAAGCAGATGAGTAAAAAGGCCAAAACGGCAACGACATCTTCAAAACCCCAGGGCAACATTCTTGCCTTCTTTaaacccaaaaatgaaaaagcacTTGGTTCCTCGCAGAATTCCCTCAAAGCGTCCCCAACACGGGATGAGCTCACGCCGGATGTCGTGTCACAGCTCCACAGCGCCACGCAAGATAAGACGACAAAAGGTGAACATTTGAGCACACATGCGTGCAACCCACGTAGCGACAAAGGAGCATCTTTCGGCTTTTGGAAGTCCGTACTTCACGGCCCGCCACCGACACCTGCCTGCAAAGTTCACAGTGAGCCTTGTGTGCTGCGCACTGTCAAGAAACAGGGGCCCAACATGGGCCGGCAGTTCTTTGTGTGCGCCCGCCCTCAAGGACATGCTGCCAACCCAGAGGCTCGCTGTAACTTCTTTGCATGGGTTGAAAGgggcaagtga